Proteins from a single region of Mucilaginibacter daejeonensis:
- a CDS encoding serine acetyltransferase, translated as MEDISQDKMNFFQFVFQDWRVNKGNAKGRIILVLFRIANFCTRRKIYYYIGFIHLLFYRILVEWFFSIEIPWRTRIGRNLRVYHGQALVMTDQVVIGHDCTLRQSTTIGNRQTADGFSNSPVIGDHVDIGSNVCIIGAVTIGDHVKIGSGAVVVKNASPYSVVTGNPGVERPRKDLQNFDITDGPTKDII; from the coding sequence ATGGAAGATATATCTCAGGATAAAATGAACTTTTTCCAGTTCGTTTTCCAGGACTGGCGGGTGAATAAAGGTAACGCCAAAGGACGTATCATTTTAGTGCTTTTTCGCATAGCTAACTTTTGTACCCGCCGCAAAATATACTACTATATCGGTTTTATACACCTACTTTTTTACCGCATATTGGTGGAGTGGTTCTTCAGCATCGAGATCCCATGGCGCACCAGGATCGGCAGGAATCTACGTGTTTATCATGGGCAGGCTTTGGTGATGACGGACCAGGTTGTGATCGGGCATGATTGTACCTTAAGGCAAAGTACCACCATAGGCAACCGCCAAACTGCTGATGGTTTTAGCAACTCACCGGTTATTGGTGATCACGTTGACATTGGCAGTAATGTTTGCATCATTGGTGCAGTTACCATCGGTGATCATGTGAAGATCGGTAGTGGTGCAGTGGTGGTCAAGAACGCATCACCTTATAGCGTGGTGACCGGTAACCCAGGAGTAGAACGTCCGCGTAAGGACCTTCAAAATTTCGATATTACAGATGGACCGACCAAAGATATTATTTAG
- a CDS encoding acyltransferase gives MKHVDDRSVWIDDIRVVATLAVIVIHVATQSVFTQYNVNNSAWWVGNVYDSFCRFCVPVFVMISGALLLPQGMSLGQFLQKRLNRILLPFLFWSMVYIMFDLVLKVRDQHDALPNLGSWLFRHLAEGAAPHLWYVYMLTGLYLFIPIIQPWVANASNKTILFFLLIWFLTVMFGQQEVVKINSPLDIRYFSGYVGYLILGYFVAHRAVVRSTVLWGAMLLFITGAVVTAWGTYISTAQKGAISHEYYEYLTVNVVLASVGIFILFKAIGTGRSLNNAPGAVSKFIGRYGYGIYLSHLLVLSILAHFGINYSLITPVVGIPLTSVICLVISAAIVYIINKLPYGRYISG, from the coding sequence TTGAAACACGTTGACGACCGATCAGTATGGATAGATGACATCAGGGTAGTGGCCACTTTGGCCGTTATTGTGATCCATGTGGCCACGCAGAGCGTGTTCACTCAATATAACGTGAATAATTCGGCCTGGTGGGTGGGTAACGTTTACGACTCATTTTGCCGTTTTTGTGTTCCCGTTTTTGTTATGATCAGCGGGGCATTGTTGTTACCCCAAGGCATGAGTTTGGGTCAGTTCCTTCAAAAGCGTTTGAACCGAATTTTACTTCCATTTTTATTTTGGAGCATGGTGTATATTATGTTCGACCTGGTACTAAAGGTGAGGGATCAACATGATGCACTGCCTAACTTGGGCAGCTGGTTGTTCAGGCACCTGGCCGAGGGCGCGGCCCCTCATTTATGGTACGTTTATATGCTGACCGGTCTTTACTTGTTTATCCCCATCATTCAACCATGGGTGGCCAATGCAAGTAACAAAACCATATTGTTCTTTTTGCTGATCTGGTTCTTGACCGTCATGTTCGGTCAGCAAGAGGTGGTCAAAATAAATAGCCCTTTAGATATCAGGTATTTCAGCGGTTATGTAGGATATTTAATACTTGGTTATTTTGTAGCTCATCGTGCAGTGGTCAGGTCAACCGTACTGTGGGGCGCTATGTTGCTGTTCATCACTGGCGCCGTGGTGACCGCCTGGGGAACCTACATCAGTACAGCTCAAAAAGGCGCCATCTCCCATGAATATTATGAGTACCTGACGGTCAACGTGGTTCTGGCATCGGTAGGGATATTCATTTTGTTCAAGGCCATTGGCACGGGCCGCTCATTGAATAACGCACCTGGGGCCGTAAGCAAATTCATCGGGCGCTATGGATACGGCATCTATCTTTCACATCTTCTGGTACTCAGTATTCTGGCACATTTCGGCATCAATTACAGCTTGATCACACCTGTGGTCGGTATCCCGCTTACCTCGGTCATCTGTTTAGTGATCAGCGCGGCGATCGTTTATATTATCAATAAATTGCCTTATGGAAGATATATCTCAGGATAA